From the genome of Alosa alosa isolate M-15738 ecotype Scorff River chromosome 18, AALO_Geno_1.1, whole genome shotgun sequence, one region includes:
- the sertad2b gene encoding LOW QUALITY PROTEIN: SERTA domain-containing protein 2b (The sequence of the model RefSeq protein was modified relative to this genomic sequence to represent the inferred CDS: substituted 2 bases at 2 genomic stop codons) has translation MLGKGAKRKLDEDEEGLEGKALAVLSHRRVARPSGAPRPVLPSXPGRHGHAXHSSSQTIFNISLLKLYSQRALTEPSLQRRVLINNMLRRIQDELKQEGALRPLPFPAPSPVPAAAAAPHDHHPLDEGFRQASSSPTPAATAAGAPFGVLSSGQRDPDFAAPGREGGPDPASLLEEDAGAFGALPPPPAPSLVPPSSTSSPSSSPLLMGAPCRPLRDSFSSALDEIEELCPSAAVAAAAHMTTSLSPSPLSVSSASSPPTSPSLSASSLHLTLTPALVPSLALSASDSKDCGKVSSPKPDVVPMDTLPPAELDMTTSPSSCTSSTPSSCTTSSSSSSGFLTDLALDDILFADIDTSMYDFDPCTSTSGGAGASKLSQVVTADDLLKTLSSPGVTPSQPFKMDLTELDHIMEVLVGS, from the exons ATGTTGGGTAAAGGTGCAAAGCGGAAGCTGGACGAGGATGAAGAGGGGCTGGAAGGCAAAGCGCTGGCGGTGCTGTCCCACAGGCGTGTCGCCCGTCCCAGCGGTGCCCCCAGGCCCGTCCTTCCCTCGTGACCAGGGCGGCACGGTCATGCGTGACACAGCTCCAGCCAGACCATCTTCAACATCTCGCTGCTGAAGCTGTACAGCCAGCGGGCGCTGACCGAGCCCAGCCTGCAGCGGCGCGTGCTCATCAACAACATGCTGCGCCGCATCCAAGACGAGCTCAAGCAGGAGGGCGCGCTGCGGCCGCTGCCCTTCCCCGCGCCCTCGCCGGTgcccgccgccgccgccgcgcCGCACGACCACCATCCGTTGGACGAGGGCTTCCGCCAGGCGTCCTCCTCGCCCACGCCCGCCGCCACGGCGGCAGGAGCGCCTTTTGGGGTGTTGTC CTCGGGCCAACGGGACCCCGATTTTGCGGCCCCGGGCCGCGAGGGCGGACCTGACCCCGCCTCCCTGCTGGAGGAGGACGCAGGGGCTTTTGGAGCCTTGCCTCCACCCCCTGCCCCCTCGTTGGTGCCTCCCTCGTCAacatcctccccctcctcctcgccCCTGCTCATGGGCGCCCCCTGTAGACCCCTCCGAGACAGCTTCTCCTCAGCGCTGGACGAGATCGAGGAGCTCTGTCCGTCGGCGGCGGTGGCGGCAGCCGCCCACATGActacctccctctccccctcaccTCTCTCCGTCTCCTCAGCGTcctcaccccccacctccccgtCCCTCTCTGCCTCGTCCCTGCACCTCACGCTCACCCCCGCTCTCGTCCCCTCCCTGGCCCTGTCGGCCTCGGACTCCAAAGACTGCGGCAAAGTAAGCAGCCCAAAGCCCGACGTCGTCCCAATGGACACCCTTCCCCCGGCCGAGCTGGACATGAccacctccccttcctcctgcacctcctccACCCCATCATCCTGCACCACTTCGTCGTCGTCCTCCTCGGGCTTCCTTACGGACTTGGCCCTGGACGACATCCTGTTCGCCGACATCGACACCTCCATGTATGACTTTGACCCGTGCACGTCCACCTCGGGCGGCGCCGGAGCCTCCAAACTGTCGCAGGTGGTGACGGCCGACGACCTCCTCAAGACGCTGTCGTCGCCGGGGGTGACGCCCAGCCAGCCTTTCAAAATGGACCTGACCGAACTGGACCACATCATGGAGGTCCTCGTTGGCTCATGA
- the lgalslb gene encoding LOW QUALITY PROTEIN: lectin, galactoside-binding-like b (The sequence of the model RefSeq protein was modified relative to this genomic sequence to represent the inferred CDS: deleted 1 base in 1 codon) has product MAVSGMEKDGINAEDDHLDDSFGNPGLISPDKEDISRLLTVPFNGRIKGGMRPGKKIIVMGIVDPEPDSFDVSLTCGPVGDKGDQDPKTDVALKLSARFADRQFLRNARVSGKWSEEEVSIPYFPFIQDQPFRIEIHCEHQRFRIFVDGHQLFDFYHKVKSLLSIDMIRIDGSLQITKLG; this is encoded by the exons ATGGCGGTGTCTGGCATGGAAAAGGACGGAATA AATGCCGAAGATGATCATCTTGATGATTCGTTCGGAAACCCCGGGTTGATTTCTCCAGACAAGGAGGATATCTCACGCCTTCTG ACGGTTCCTTTCAATGGCCGTATCAAAGGTGGGATGAGACCGGGCAAGAAGATCATAGTGATGGGCATCGTAGATCCCGAACCTGACAG CTTTGACGTGAGCCTGACCTGTGGCCCTGTGGGTGATAAGGGTGACCAGGACCCAAAGACGGACGTGGCCCTCAAGCTGAGTGCCCGATTTGCTGACCGCCAGTTCCTCCGTAACGCT CGTGTTTCTGGGAAGTGGAGTGAGGAAGAGGTGTCCATCCCCTACTTTCCCTTCATCCAAGACCAGCCCTTCAGG ATTGAGATCCACTGCGAGCACCAGCGGTTCCGGATatttgtggacggccaccagcTCTTTGACTTTTATCACAAAGTGAAGTCCTTGCTATCCATCGACATGATCAGGATAGACGGCAGTCTACAGATCACCAAGCTGGGCTGA